In Lolium perenne isolate Kyuss_39 chromosome 5, Kyuss_2.0, whole genome shotgun sequence, the sequence CGATGGTGTGCGTCGCTGATCCTCTGCCATTTGACCGCTTCATATACTCTCCCTGCAAGCTCTGCCAACTCCAGCTGAGCTTCTCGATCATGACGCTGCTGCCATAGTATCAGCACCATGTATACTAGCACATAACAAGCATCGTCGTCCTCGTACGCATGCACAGCTTCCATCACATGGCCGAATTTCGTGTGACCGGACCAGGTCCTGGGCGATTAGCTGCCACTACAATTTTGCTACTCCTCCGATCCCTTTTAAATGACTATGATTTGGTACAATGGTGTACTAAACTCGAATCAATTAAAAGGGATAGAAAAGAGTATTAGTTACCATTGTATTTGTCAGAGTTGTTAAAACGCTCGTGGATTTGGTTCCAAAACATTTCGTGTGTTTGCTTAACTCCACGGCAGGGAGTCACCGGGGAAAGAGTACATGGCCGCCGTGGCGGTGCCGACCGCCGGCGGCTAGGGCAAGAGGGGAGGGGAGGCAGAAAACTTCCGCGCGCGGCAGTTGGCATTCCCGTGTTGCGTTTTTGGCTTTTGGGAGTGACTAAATGGAGGACAATGTCTAGGGAGGCAAGGGGGCCTTTTTTTTCTCCCTTCCAAAAATAAAGGGATCATGAGCCATTTTGGGAATCCGCTCGAGAACgtttttgaacatttttttggCAGTAGTGGTAGTTTTTAGGGATTGAGAATCACTTTCTCCTTCTGAATGGAGATGCATGTAGCATCTCGCTACCACTACTGCATTAAAAAAAAAGATTATTTTAGGGTGCGTTTGGTAGCCTAGGCTAATTTTTACCCTCCCGGGGAACAGGTCCTGGGAGGAAGAGCCCATCTAAATGAACTCCGGGTCATCTTCTCCACTTAGTTTGGTGGCCTAGGTTGCATCACTAGGTATCCAGATGTCATTTTATTTGGTTGCTTACAACCTAGCTTTAGCCTCACCTTTTATCCACATGGTGACCTTACATATCATCCACCACAATCATCACCATGCCGCTATCCACGAAGCCTAGCACAAGGGCTACCACGATGGCACACGGAAATACCACCATGCTGTCGCGGACGGTGGCCACAGCGGTTACCATTGTGGATTATCACATCCCACCTATCATCACCTATGTCCACGAAGTTGGGCACAAGGCATACCATGAAGGTGCATGGAAATACGACGGTGGCCAAGGAGGTTTCCACCATGGATTAGGACCATTAAAACGAGCAACACGATGATGCAATGATGGACCGATGAACTAGTATACTAGCTGATCAAGAGGGCAAGTGAGAGGTTGAGCAACATGTTATAGTACCCCCAAATGAACATCCACATGTACACACTTTATTGTTTTGATTAGAAGTAAATAGGTGTAGCTAAGGGGGAGAATGAGGAAAAGCAACTTCAGGTACCCAAGCGTCAAAGTTGCATATCTAGGTGACAACGGACATGCTTCACACAAACTGTCGATTTGATTCGGGCGTTTCTCAGGATTTGACCTAGAAGGCACAACCAACCTATCAAACCGTTTTCATCTTGCCAAAACCTAGCTAGAGAGCATGCATGCGAACCACCAAACTTGCCCTTGTTTTTCTTGCGAAAATTCCACCGATCTATTCATTATCATTAATAGCAGTACAAACGGACCAAaagtaataaaaataaaaaataggactttggaccacctagcgacgactacagacactGACACGAGCCGAAGGCGCACCGCTGTCCTCgtccctccatcaccggagccaacAAAACTTATCGTAGTAGAGCTTGCTGAAGTAGACAAATGAGAAGTCGTCGTCCTAAGGTCACAAAGGACCAACGTACGCAGCAACCGTCGCCAAAGATAACAACCGTAGATTGGAAGAAGGAACACAAGTAGAACTCTACAAAGGGTTCAAATACACTGGCATGGAAAAAAACAGTGAACAACAACACACAAGGGCGGACGTAGGAGAGCAATGATTCGACTGGCGGTCACGCAAAAGGCCTGCCATCTACCTGCTGTCAGATCTTTCTCGGTCTATATAAAGGTGACCGACCACGTAGTATCTCGATCCCCATCACCACCAAGTACTACAACGACTCGCGCACACACTGTGCGATCCACTGAGACACCCTGCGATCCTTCTGCACTTCCTGCTTGCTGCCATGGAGCTCGCTCCCGTGGCCCTGACACTCCTGCTTGCAGCACTTGCCGCCGCCGCTGACACCACGCCCGTCAACAAGTCCTGCGTCACCGGCAGCGCCGGCGCCTCCGTGAGCATCGGGTACGGCGGGGCCAGCGCCAGCGCCGGCGTGTCCCTCGGCGCCGACGCGTACCGGTCTGACTGCCCCCTCGCCGAGGAGATCGTCCGCGCGGCCGTCGACGAGGCCATCGCCGCCGACCCACGCATGGCTGCGTCCCTCCTCCGCCTCCACTTCCACGACTGCTTCGTCAATGTAAGTGGGAGATCCCTAGTCTAGTCTAATGATGCAGCTGGCCGCGCGCGCGCCATTAACTGTGAGTGATCTTGTTTTTGTTCCCCTGCCAGGGTTGCGACGGCTCCGTGCTCCTGGACGACACGCACTTGTTCGTCGGAGAGAAGACAGCGGTGCCGAACGCCAACTCGCTGAGGGGGTTCGAGGTGGTCGACGCCATCAAGGCCCAGCTCGAGCTGGCGTGCCCGGAGACCGTCTCCTGCGCCGACGTCCTCGCCATCGCCGCGCGCGACTCCGTCGTAGCTGTGAGTCTGCTCATACACATACACTGACATTGATCACCGAATATCACATTTCGTGCATGCAAACAAGGTTCAGGTGTGTAAATGCTAAATACTGATCGATCGCCGTGCGCCGATGCAGTCTGGTGGGCCGAGCTGGCAGGTGGAGGTCGGCCGGAAGGACAGCCGCACGGCGAGCCTCCAGGCCGCTAACACCAACCTCCCCGCGCCGACTTCCGGCGTCGCCACTCTCGTGCAGAAGTTCACCAACGTCGGCCTCTCCGCCAAGGACATGGTCGCCCTCTCCGGTAATCGATCAATTGACATCTCCACTCTCCGGCCCTCTATAACAACGCCACGATCAATCCTACTCACGCTGTCACGCATGCAATCTGTCTATGCATATGCTAATCATGTATGCATGACGCAAACATAGGCGCGCACACCATCGGGAAAGCTCGGTGCACGACGTTCAGCGCGCGCATCGCCGGGGTCGGCGTCTCGGCCGGCTCCGCCAACAAGGACATGGGGTTCCTGCAGTCTCTGCAGCAGCTCTGcgcggggtcggcgagctcgtcggcgcTCGCGCACCTGGACCTCTCCACGCCAGCCACCTTCGACAACCAGTACTACATCAACCTGCTCTCCGGCGACGGCCTGCTGCCGTCCGACCAGGCGCTGGCCTCGCCCGCTGGCGCCGAGGACGTCGCGGCGCTCGTTGCCGACTACGCGTTCGACGCGTCGCTCTTCTTCGACGACTTCGCGGCCTCCATGCTGAGGATGGGGAGGCTGGCGCCGGGCGGAGGCCGCGCCTCCACCGAGGTCCGCCGCAACTGCCGTGTCGTCAACTAGCTTGCTAGCTAGCTAGGGTCAACTAGTAATAATtaagcagagaacatatctgatctAGGGTCTGTTGGTTCTCTCCGTATTGGCTACCTTTCAGTTAGTTAATTTGGTGTTTTCGATCGTGTCCTGATTTAAGCTGGTGGATTCTAACTAGATGTATGATCCATGTATGTGGCAAGTTTTATGTCTTGTTTTACCATTTGCCCAAGGACAAAATGTTACTCGAAATCCATAGATCTTTAAAGAACAAACTGCTATTGGATATCTTTGAAGTGAAGGTTTTAGCATGGCATCAGTAAATTTTGCTTTGCGGCTAGTAAGTTAACTTGTAATAGTCCCTCCGTCTCGAGAATGATATCTCAGATTTATCTAAATGTAAATATATATCTACACATACTAGTGTCTAAAACTCTAAATACATCCGAATTTAGACAATGTGCGGCATCCTTGTTCAGGATGGGAGTGAGTATAAGATATAACTGACTAGTACCAACTATTCATTATAGTCTTCGATAGTCTGCAAAACATAGTGGGAGACAAAGAAatatataatttctgatgttggctctatatttttattgctaccCTTGGATTATAATTTGCCATGTTGGCGAAATATAGATGGATAAATTTCAGCCCAATCGCGAGTTGTTTTAATATCCACCGAACACTGATGACCTTTGCACTATCTTTGACCCGAAGTAACAACTCACAAAATTAAATAATAATAAAGAGGGAGATACTTTGCACTGTACATGACACAAGTAGGAATGCTAAAAGGGCATTGAAACGGGAATCAGCACCATGTGGACAACTGTAGCATCATGGTTATTTCACTTTGTATTTATTATTATGCAcctaaagatgtacatggacacaaaaCTGTAGGTTTTCAGTGAATTAAGGGCTAAATTTATTTCTTTGGATTTTTTAAAATAAGGGTGTTTGAGCTGGAACAGTAAGTATATTTTTTCTCTAGGCAAAAAATGTAAATATTTCTGGGCAACATGTAAGAAATTTCATACCCGGGTTCTCTTAGAGCAACATGTAAGCTTCCTCATTCTTCTTACCCATGAATTATGGACACCAAGAGTGAATCTGGCATGTGTTTTGCTGCATTGCAGAGGTGGAGTATTAAACCCCAAAAGCAAGGAGCAACATCGGAGTTTTTTCTTCTAAATCTATTGATCTTTTTAATATCATTGTTTCTTGTGCACTGCTGTCCGATAATTAGCAACAGATATTTACATTTGAGGCACCTGCTCACACTGGCGTCTGGCTACTATGCACTCTGTTTCACTGTGATTGAGGCGCAGTCCAGCTTGAGTATTATTAAGAAGGCATAATGAGCAAAGAAGTTGTAATCCTACTGCTATCAAGAAACATTAAACCGAAGAATGCATTTGGTTCCATTACCAAAGACGACTTCTGAACTTAGCGTTGTCTTGGACATGAATTAGGAAAGCACAAAATACGAGAATGGGCGCTTTGCTGCAACTGCAAGGGTACATGGCAGTACACCAATGAGGCAATGACCACCGGCATGTGGTCTATCAAAATCATGTAATTCTTGCACCTTGTATGTGGTATCCAGATCAATATGTAGATCAATAGTCAGTGAAACCGTCCAACGGCTACGCATGACTGGCAGAGCTTAGCCTAGCTCACGATCGATAGCGTAGCCTTTTCATTTCGGCGTAGTCGTAGGTCAGATGGTTACTCCGCTCCACCATCGGCGGACGCTTAACTCATGGGATTCCAAAGCAAGAATATTCATTGAAAATTTGTAACATTTCTATCTCATATTCTGGATATACGTTGCAGAACTGTGGCACCATTACAGAACTGTGAACATGATCGTGTACCGTGATGTGAAGCTTGATATATAATGTAGGTGTTGCAATCTTCTGCTGTTTATCGGTTAACTGAATTTTCTGTTCAAAGCAACTCTAGCAGATCCCAGATAAACCGAGATCGAAAAATTTGGATCTCGTACACCCGATAACAGTTTTCCGATTTATAAAATCTCGTGACAGAACAAATACTGCAAAGGTTTATTGGATTTTTTTAACATTCACGTAGGAATTTAAACTTAGAACACATTGATTCAACATAAATTTACATGATAATCATAGTTAGCTCGCCGGTGAACACATAGCACGGATGGTTGGCTGGTGCTGATATACCTGTCCTACCCTCGAGATCCCAAGTTCAACTTCAGCTCCAAAAAACCAGAGAGGCAAAAGAGTCATCGGTGACATTGCTAGGCAAGGTGAGGAGACCTGCTGCACGAGAAGTTGATCAAGCATAATCACGAGGGACACGGATGGCAGCAGATGGCAGTGTATATCTTTGATTTGCGTTTTTTCGCCTTTGCTAGGAATTCAGGGGACAAGCGTCGAGAAATAAGAATAAAACAGGCCCCACAGGTACAATAGTTTCACAATATACGATTTCAAGTTCAACTGCACACTACATAAGACATAATATCTTTTAATAGCTAAAAGAATGATTCTGGAATTCATCACAGCACAAAATATAGATTCAGGAATTGTTGAGcaaaatagcaaagctttgatgtACTGGAGATGCAGTCATGATGAATTTGCATGACCAGGTGGACTAGAAACGAATGATCAAAAGACACTTGACAGGACCCATCAACATTGTACAAACAGAATTAAGCGAGAACAGCTATAAACATGCCTGAGACAAAGTTGCAAAAACTACTGCAAACAGGAGTGCCTGGTGCCAACGACCAATGGAATACTAAAAGGTGCAATATAGTTAAAAGTCAACAGGCCCCAAACGACGCCATGCCAATATAAAATACAGAACTTATTCACAAGATGCATATACCTGTTGCAAACTAGAACGAATGAAGATATATCGGTTACACACTCGTGCGCACAAAGGCGAAGGTCAGCAAAGGAACTGGATCAGAGACACATGTAAAATAGTAATGAACAAAATAGAGCTGTAAGTACCCCCATACCCCACcccaaaaaagaaagaaagaaaataaaacacaagtaacacCTTCTCTCCGTGTGGTACCTTTACAATGGTGTTTCTCACAGGTCACAGCCGTACAGAATCCTTAGCAAGTCTCATGACAGCGGTGGCTGAAAATGTACAGTTTGTGAGCTATCCCATGCATCAAAGCTTCTTGGGAAGGTTATAGGTTTTCTTGAGGAACCTTGTAGCTGCCTCATCATGTCGGTAGCACAGAACTCGCAAGACTGTGTTCGGTTCATTTGGACTCCATTGCATCGTAGTAGGTGGCAATGGCAATTTACCCTTGGAGGCAGACGCGGCCATCATGCGCTTAAATCGCCCAATAAGGCTTTCTGAGTCTGCTTGTAGGAGTGGCAGGACATTCTTGACCTGGGAGGACGCCTTATCGACCAATTCCTCTGGCAGACCATCCCCATCAGCTAAAAACAGATCTCTGAGGGACCTATAGTCATCCTCTATTATCCTAGAGTCCTCGCTAGTAAAAGCACGCAAAGGCCCACCAGCAAGAAGTACCAGCAAGAAACCATCAAAGGTGGCTTTCATCAACGCTGTTATGGCACGATTTCGCACTTTGATGTGCACCGTACTAGAAATTGTCTCGAGGATAGGATCAAGCTCTCTCAACAATAACTCTACCCTGCTTGATGCAGTATCACCAACATAAAGGATGTCCCACAAAATATGGCCCAAGTCATAGAAGGTGACCTTGTAAGCAGTCGTCTCACATAAGTGTTGTATACCTTCTTGACAGGCTGCCTGACAGAGTTCAAACTTAACATCCAGTCCATCAGTAATATCTGCCTGAGCTGACTCAACATTTCGCAAGCATGTTTTAATCTTCTTCTCTAGGTTCTCCAGCTCGCTTCGGATGTACTGGAGTGTATTCAAGCGTACACAGAGTTGAGGAAGGCCCAATCCATCAGTTCCATTGGTTGATCCATTTTGTGATACTCGATGCTGCGGATTCTGTGGCTTTTCCTTTTTCTTGAATAACAATTTCGAGCCAACCTCGCACCGCGTTAATGGAGGTAGTTCAGGCAAAAAAGTATTCCGTGATCCTGTAATTAATACAAATGAAAAATTTATTCAGCAACAGAACACCATGTTACAGAAAACGATTCCATCTTTTATCTACCTAGTACTTACCACAGCCAGATTTTGCTTTGGAAACATAAAGTTGTAGGCTTCTATCCAGACCAGCTGTGAGATCAGGAAGAAGAGCTGGATGCATTGGTATGGGCAATTGGAAAAATGCATCTAGTGTTTCACCAATAATCCGAAGCATCTCCACAGACGAGGGAGCAAAATTATCTCTGTTGGCACCTGGGTTCCATGTCTGCTCAGAAGATATTGCCAAGTTTAGTGAAAGAAAATCTTACACAAACAAGCCACAACTTTTGAAGCTAAAGCTAACAGAACGGCAtatgatttagtacaactttgtactaaattaaCGACAAGTtatagatcggagggagtattaattTATATAGACCAACAAGTTTTGTTGATATCATCTTCACACAGGATCATTCAGACTTCAGATTCAAGATGCATGGGTCAATCTATTGTTTTGCCAGCACACACAGAGTGTGTTTGGTCTTATGGTCACTTCTAGCCTGTACTATGATACAGTTTTTTAACTGTGAACTGAACACTAATAATATGAATAGCTTTGCAGTCGACAATGAATGGTGCAGGGATATATATAGACGTCGAAGAAAATAGAATGCAGTTTACTTTACATTATGCATTAGAAAGGTGCGGAAGGATATTGACATATTTGGCAACTGGTGTGCATGATCATTATTAACCAAGGCAAATATTGCAGTTGTATCCAGACATACATCTTGTTTGAATGCATTAGCCATATGCAGAGATAGAGTAACTTAATCTTGTAAGAGAAGTAGCAATAACATCATGCAACATCAGTCACTATATTATGAAGGTTTCAATTTATATTGACAAAATAAGATCCAACAGATGTAAAATAACCGCACCTCTTGCTTCAGATTCCGGTCAACCCATCCCTTGAGTCTATCCACCctttcttttatccacacttttgCCAGATTAGCAATTGCATTTTCAGCTTCATATGGTGGCATCTCTCTGATTAATGACTTGCCTCCATCATCACTATCCACGGAATCTTCAACAGCAATATTAACAAGATCCTTCTCTAATTTGTCTGCAGACTTGAGCACTTGAACTGTGTCTGGGGTTAACTCTGTAAGCCCAGCTATGAACTGCTTCAGTTCATTACCAAAACATGAATGAAGGGTTGCAACAGCAACTCCTGAAGCAAGGGGATGCCATGTTTTCAATATTGGACTGTACATATTTTTCTCCTTAATTGCTAGGTCACCGATGTCCTTTGCAAGGATAGACATTACTGGGGTAGGGTTCCTTGATGATCGCTTTGAATCTGCTTCTTCCATTCTCTGTACAGGTGATGTGTCACACATGTTTTTATAAGATATACTGCTATAAATATCTAATAAGAGACAGATTATTCATGGTACTGCTTGAGCTTCAGAAGAATAGTTTCTTGGGGATTAGTTATCAGAAGCGTACTTCATCACTGTTTTTTTCTACAATTTACAGCTATAAATATTTAGTAAGAGACAGATTATTAACTGCTTGAGCTTCAGAAAAATGGTTTCTTGGAGATTAGTTACCAGGAGTGTACTTTGTAACTGTTTCATTAGCAAAATAGCACTAACGAGGTTGTAATGATCAAAAGCAAATGAAGCATGTGGGTAAATTTTACAACATAGCACTCTTCATCCATATACTGACCAAGGTAAATGCAGTAATGTATTTTTAGCTAACAGGGACTTACTTGAGCAAAAGCTGTACGAAGTGAAGACCTTATGTATGTTTCTATCCTACTGCGAGCTACATCCGTCACTTCTTTCCTCCTACGGCGGTATTCATGGGATATATCTTCAACAAGCACCTTTGCAGCTGACACTCCGATTGAGACAATACCTTGCATGGACTCAATGTTACTTGCACCAAATGTT encodes:
- the LOC127300769 gene encoding protein unc-13 homolog, which encodes MSRLFRDSRRDSATSSSSNGFSAPAAVSPAPSALPSPFPDLGVPLSAAELREAAYEVLVAASRTTGGRPLTYIPQAAPASPAASASSASSATSSSPSLQRSLTSAAASKMKKALGLKSSASSKGGSPGSGGGGAKAAPRRPATVGELMRVQMRVSEPADARIRRGLLRIAAGQLGRRAEAMVLPLEFLQQFKSSDFPDPQEHEAWQARNLKLIEAGLLVHPFVPLNKSDSSAQRLRQIIRGAYDRPLETGKNSESMQVLRTAVMSLAGRSHDGTSDGCHWADGFPLNLHLYQMLLEACFDSDDSTVVDEIDEVLELLKKTWGILGISQMLHNLCFAWALFNHFVMSGQVDIELLSAAENQLVEVAKDAKTTKDPNYCKVLSSTLSSIMGWTEKRLLAYHETFGASNIESMQGIVSIGVSAAKVLVEDISHEYRRRRKEVTDVARSRIETYIRSSLRTAFAQRMEEADSKRSSRNPTPVMSILAKDIGDLAIKEKNMYSPILKTWHPLASGVAVATLHSCFGNELKQFIAGLTELTPDTVQVLKSADKLEKDLVNIAVEDSVDSDDGGKSLIREMPPYEAENAIANLAKVWIKERVDRLKGWVDRNLKQETWNPGANRDNFAPSSVEMLRIIGETLDAFFQLPIPMHPALLPDLTAGLDRSLQLYVSKAKSGCGSRNTFLPELPPLTRCEVGSKLLFKKKEKPQNPQHRVSQNGSTNGTDGLGLPQLCVRLNTLQYIRSELENLEKKIKTCLRNVESAQADITDGLDVKFELCQAACQEGIQHLCETTAYKVTFYDLGHILWDILYVGDTASSRVELLLRELDPILETISSTVHIKVRNRAITALMKATFDGFLLVLLAGGPLRAFTSEDSRIIEDDYRSLRDLFLADGDGLPEELVDKASSQVKNVLPLLQADSESLIGRFKRMMAASASKGKLPLPPTTMQWSPNEPNTVLRVLCYRHDEAATRFLKKTYNLPKKL
- the LOC127298033 gene encoding peroxidase 40-like, with the translated sequence MELAPVALTLLLAALAAAADTTPVNKSCVTGSAGASVSIGYGGASASAGVSLGADAYRSDCPLAEEIVRAAVDEAIAADPRMAASLLRLHFHDCFVNGCDGSVLLDDTHLFVGEKTAVPNANSLRGFEVVDAIKAQLELACPETVSCADVLAIAARDSVVASGGPSWQVEVGRKDSRTASLQAANTNLPAPTSGVATLVQKFTNVGLSAKDMVALSGAHTIGKARCTTFSARIAGVGVSAGSANKDMGFLQSLQQLCAGSASSSALAHLDLSTPATFDNQYYINLLSGDGLLPSDQALASPAGAEDVAALVADYAFDASLFFDDFAASMLRMGRLAPGGGRASTEVRRNCRVVN